The Triticum urartu cultivar G1812 chromosome 5, Tu2.1, whole genome shotgun sequence genome contains the following window.
ATGCATTAGCTGGAAAGCTTCATAGTTGTTGTGTTCGCTGCAAACTAATCATTGTTAGGATAACCGATCCTGTCATTTTACTGTCCCTATTATACTGTAATAATACATATATGTATCTTCTAAATTCGATCTTTTGCCATGCCAGTTCACACCATCCATGTTATGCAATTTACTATATTTGTTCTCTTTACAAAATGCATGTCAATCTGTGTCTCTCAGGCAAAGCTGTCATTCACTCTGAAGTCACCAACAGAAAGCTCATTGAGATAAAGAAGATACTGGAAGTTGATATCACTGAAGACATGGTATGACCATTGGTTCCAAGCTTTGTGCACTACTTCTGTAGTAATTCTGCAACTCATTTGTGCATTCCCGATCCATCTCAATCTCTGTTACGTCATGCAGGCAATTGATACCAACGCAAGGCCTGCTGAGTTTGATCGCAGAGATCACCAAACGGCTGGTGAGTGGCAACAGTGATCCAGACATCCATGTTCAGGCTCTTACCTCTGTCACATTGGGTTTGGCAGCAGTTGCTAAACCCTAGAATTTACCTCTTGTCGCAGACCAGGAAATGAAAGATGGCTCGACAAACGGCCGCTTCCAGTCAGTTGGATCCGATCTTACCCGCACACGGGAGCTACCGGAGCAGCAGCAGACTAACAAGGACCCAAGCAGGACTCCCACAAGCAATCGCGAGGTATGACCGAAGCCTGGTTGGACTTCCCCAAGTAGTCAAGAATTTTGCAGTGTTGAGACTCTGAGCAAGAGCAACCGCAACATATGTAGTATAGTTGAAACGTGATAAACTGTGATGCCTTTCTTGCAGTCGGCCACGTCCCTGGAGAGTGGGGTGCTCGGGCAGAGGATCAGGAAGTCTCTGGCTGGCAAAGAGTCGATGTGCACGCCGGACAAGCGGACCAGGAAGGCCAGCATGGTAAGGAAAAAGTTCCACCTTCCTTCAGTTAACCAAAATGATCAAATCCACAAATCTCACGCATGTGACATGCTCATCACCCTTTCAGTTGCATCAGTTTAACAGAAACCATAAGCTTGACCACCCCTGAATTTTGTCGCAGGTGAAGGAGCCGATCCTCCAGCAGGTCAAGCGCCAGAAGTCCTAGTTCAGTGAGGCGGCACGGAATCGCAAGGAGCCTCAGCGCAACTAACCCCACGTAGGTCAGGCGAAGAAGCAGAATACCCCTAGTTCAGTACTACTTCAGTTCGTTCAGGTGCTTGAAACTTGTGAAGATAGCGACAGAGCACCCCTTCCGGCAGATGTAGATCCTTGTCCCTAGCCCTATCCTTGGTAGCAAAACGTAAACGAGAGAGACTTGTGCCCCCCCTGAGACGTGTTGTTTATGATGTTTGTTTCACTGGAGACTGCACCGAGGCCACTTTTGCCTGAATGCTGAAACGTAGCAATGTTGGTTGCTTCACGCCATGGTTTGAATGATGTATCTATTTGAATCCGTACTGAGCAGCGATGATCGGCGCAAGCTTTTTTCTTCTTGTTGTCTTGGATGCTGTAGCTGTAGGTACTGTTCTGTGGTCTGTGTACGCCGGCGAGCAGTTGCTTGGCGTATGACCAAAGTTTTTCCGGCGGGGACCGTGGTGCAGCGTTTTCTTCCCTCGCCAGCCCTCGCCCGGTGCACGGGCAGCGCGGCATTGATGATGGCAGGCACACTGTCACCTGAAGGCCTCACCTGGATCGTGTTGGATCGTAGTGGTAGGCTTGAGTGATTGCCGTGTCGGATCACTGTAGCAGTTCATTTTTTGAGCCCTGACCGTAGAACAATCGTTCTACGGTATTTTCATTAATAAAAAGTTACAATTGATACAAGTTATAATACAAGAATGAAACCAGGGTCTAAAGCCCTCAGCCAACCCCTGCTCTAGGAAAAATAGCTAGACCCATTAAAGATTCAAATCTGTCCATTCTTTAACCTTGATAGCTTTGTCTTCTTTGGCTCGGAGTTGTACAGCCCATAGTCCCTCTGACAGATGAAATTTCCATGAATCAACCGCCGGTGGTGCAGACCGAAAGATTTTTGTCATTCCTAACTGACCAAATACTCCAGCAACTCATAATGATAATATCTAGTGCCAAATCTTTAGGAAGTTGATTAGAAATTAGGACAATCTCATCAAAAGTGGAGATACCTCTGGTTCTTCCCGGTGCTATGACATCCCAGCAAGACAGAGCAAATGGGCAATTCCAAAATAAGTGCAGAAGAGTTTCTTCAACTTTGTCCGAGCAGAGAGCACAGGTTGAGTCTGGGAGGTGCATATTACGTCGATGTAGCATATTCCTCGTATTAATTCTGTCATGTAAGAGAAGCCAGCCAAAGATCTTATGCCTCAGTCTGCAATGAGTACCCCAAAGATTTTGAAATATGATGTGAGCTTTGTAGTTGCCCATAAAACGCTTGTACATCTTCATGGAGGAATACTGTCCAGATGCCCAATGATATTTCCATCTGTCTCTGTTATCAGAAGTCGTTCTGAAAGTTATAAGTTCTTCCACCCTGGCCAATTGATGGTATGCTTGCAGGGAAAGTGGCCTATGGAAAAGGCTACTGAGGTCTTCCTGATTATCCACAAATTGTAGGGTACAGTCCTTATGAATTGCAAAGGAGAAGAGTTCTGGGAATTTAGCTTGTAGTGGTTGACCCTCCCAATTATCAGTCCAAAAGAAAACGGTATCTCCTTGACCAGCTTGACAAAGGGCATGAGATTTGTAGAGAGGTATGAGCTTGATCAAAGTCTTCCACCAAAAGGAACCAATTAGCTTGTCACTTGGTGGACCATGCTGATAGTGAGCCTCCCAAATGATTTGCACCCAAGGAGTATCCACTTTGTTAAGAAATTTATGAAGAAATTTCATCAACAGAGCTTTGTTGTGAACAAAGATATCAAGTATACCTAGTCCACCTTGATCTTTCGGTTTACACACTGAATCCCATGAAATTAAAGCAGGGCCAGCATCCAGAGACCCAAATTTTCTCCACAGACAGTTCCTGAGGTAACTTTCAATTTGTTTGACCACTGCTTTGGGTAACATCAAGGAGCACATGAAGAAGATGGGCATACTGGCAAAAACAGATTTGATCAATGTAAGTTTGTCACCAGTGGAGAGCAAGGTAGAGCAACTCATGAGTCTACTTTCAATTCTCTTCAGCATAGGCATGAAATCCACAATTCTTGGTCTATTGAGAGTGAGTGGCAGACCAAGGTATTCATGAGGGAGGGTGCCAACTTTGCAACCAAGGATCCCTGATAGTTCCAGCATCTTGGTAGAAGGAGTGTTGATGGGAATCATAATGGATTTAGCATAGTTAACTTTGAGGCCAGTGTAGGCAGCATAGTGGAGAAGCAGATTTTTAATTTGAAGGAGTTGACCAGCATCAGCATTAGCCACCAGGATAGTATCATCAGCATATTGAATGATTGGGTAGTCTGGGCAAGAAGCATGAATAAGAGGGGAGCTTATTAAAGAGTGTAACATGGCCTGATTGAACATGGTTTGAAGTAGATCAGCAGCAAGGACAAATATGAGAGGGGATAAAGGATCCCCTTGTCTGACCCCTTTCTTACAGAGAAATTGCTTGCCAGGAATACCATTAAGAAGGATAGATGAGAAGCCAGTGCCATAAATCATCTTTATCCAACTAATCCATCTGTTTCCAAAGCCCTTAGCTTTTAGGATCTCCACAATAGTGTCATGATTAATCGTATCAAATGCTTTCTCAAAGTCCAACTTGAGTAGTACAATTTCTTTGCGAGATGAGTGGCATTGGTGAATGTACTCATAAGACCAGGCAAGACAGTCCTGAATGCATCTATTATTGAGGAAGCCATATTGGTTCTTATGCACCAGATTGAGGATCAACTTCTGAAGTCTTTTTGCAAGCAATTTGGTGATGATTTTGAGCGTATAGTTCAACAATGAAATGGGCCTGAATTCGACAGGAGTGGATGCTGCATCAGTCTTAGGGATCAATGTGATGTAGGAGTAGTTGATGCTCTGTAAATTGACTGTCCCATGATAGAAATCATTGATAAGCTTGTAAAAGTCAGGAGCAATAATAGGCCAGCATGCTTTTAAGAAAGTAGCATTGAAGCCATCCGGGCCAGGAGCTTTGTCCGCAGGCATATGATGTACCACATGATCAATCTCTTCTGTAGTGAATGGGATTTCAAGTTGAGCCAAGTTGTCATTAGAGGTAAGAAGATGATCAAGGAGCAGAGGATTTTGTGTGGCAACAGTAGTACCCAGTCTCTCTTTAAAGGCTCTGTAAAGGATTGCAGCTTTAGCACTGTGATTGTGGTGTTCTAAGTTGTCCTCATCTTTGAGCATAGCAATACAGTTATGCCTATGCTTGATAGTGGCCTTAGCCTGAAAATATTTAGTATTGGCCTCTCCCACCTTAATTTTCCTGATAGTGGCTCTTTGCTTCCAGTAGAGTCTTTGGTGAGAAAGAATTTTCTCCAAACGGGCTTTCAGGATATCTCTACCATTAGTTTCCACAGTTGTGAGTTCTCTGGCTTCTTCCAAATAATCAAAACATAGGATCAAGAAGTTAGTGTTAGCAATAATCTTCTTGAGATCAGAGAGATTTCTGGCCCAGATCTTTAATCCTTTCCTTAGTCTCTTAAACTTAGCTGCAATTATCTTGGCACTATCTACCTCATCCACCTCTTGGTTCCAGTTGTTTTGGACCACTGACATGAAGTCCTCATGCTCTAACCAATAATTCTCAAATCTAAAAATGTGAGACTTGGGAATAGAGGTACCAATCTTAACCATGAAAGGAATATGGTCAGAAGTGGTCTTAGCCAGTGGATATGCCAATGTATCTGGGTAGCTTAAAGTCCAATTTTCAGAGGTAAAACACCAATCAATCTTTTCCAATAGAGGCCAATCCTGCATATTACTCCAGGTAAAGTTCCTACCTTTGATAGGGATTTCAATCAGAGCTAAGTTGATGATAGCTTCATTGAATGCTAGCATGTTAAGATTATTGCCCCCTTCTAGGTTTCTGTTTTGTGGATATCTGATGTGATTGAAATCTCCAAGTACTAGCCATTTGCTATCTTCAGGGGTCTGAAATTGCCTAAACCATTCAATAAAGTGTGGTCTTTCCTCCTGTTGGCTAGGACCATAAATGTTGGTCAAAATCCAACTATCTCCATTGTGGGAGGAGGTGAAAGTGATAGAAATAGAATAGTTGTTGGAATGAAACAGTTGACCCTGGAAGATGTGTTCATTCCAGACTACTAACAGTCCTCCTGCTGCTCTAATTGAAGGAAGATATTCAAATCTGTTTAATCTTTTTGGACAGAAATTTTGTAGAAATTTGCTATCAATAACCTCTCTCTTGGTTTCTTGAATACATAGAATGGCACAGTTAGATTCCTCAATCTTATTTCTGATAGTTATCCATTTCTTAGGGTCATTTAGACCTCTAATATTCCAGTTAAGAATTGACCAATCCCTATTCATAGACTCAGGTAAAATTTAGCTGTGAACTTATTCAATATAAGAGCTGCACCACTTTTGAGACGACAATGAGGGCTGCCCCAGAGAAATGGGATATCATTCAAAGTAACCATCATCCACCAATCAGACCATAACATCCAGATACATAACACTAGGAAAGGCATCATAAACAAGTCGAGGTAACTGCCAGCAGTACATCCAAAAACAGCAAGAGTTACAAAGGACCAACTAGTTCTGTTCCACAAAAGGATTACACCTTGGATATCTTTGCAAGAGAGTTTCCAAAAGAGAGAGCTAGAGAAACTCATGGGTGAGAGCTTAATGTCTAACTGAAGCTGCCTGAGATTATCAATTGATGGAGCTGGCTCTTGTGTCCTCCTTTGCAGCTGGATTGCTTTTGCTCTTCTTGCGCTTGGCTTTCAGCAGCTCTTCTGATGTATCTTGTGCAGCAACCTTGCAAAAAGTGGTATTAAGACTTTTAATCACTTTTGCAGGAATTGGAGGAGGTAAGGCACGACAGGCTAGACAATTCTTATCCATGCAGACTTTTTTCTTATAACCCTTTGCTAGCTGTTGTAAACGACAACTTCTTCATACCTCAGTCTCTACAAGAGGGAccttttcctttcttttcttgatgTTGTGCATGGTCGAAGTAGAAACAGCAACTGGGGCCAGAAGAGGTGCAGCTGGAGTAGGGGAATTGACTTCTTGCTCTTGTGTTTCCTGTGCCAAATATTGTGAGAAGGACAGGGATGAGTCCAGAGGAGGACAAGATTGAGGAATAACAAATGGCAAAGTAATAGTGCTGGCTCCTTGAGTAATGACCTCCCAGACTGTTGAGTTAACAAATTTCTTTGCCCAGTCAAATTTGTCAGGTGTAAGGAAAGTGACTGACAGAAAATTAATCCAATCCACAGGTACCTGAATGGCAGCTTGTTCTTTAGTTAGGGGGGCAAAGTGTATGTACCATACTTCAGCACCTTCCTTACCTAGAAGTTCAGTCTTCTGATCTATGTCCAAGGTTTCTTTCTGTTCTCAAATCAGAAGACAACATGAGTGGTTTTTCTGCCTCTGAAAGAAGATCATTGAT
Protein-coding sequences here:
- the LOC125509935 gene encoding meiosis-specific protein PAIR2-like; translation: MTHFSDILERLLKDGLLSRAGKDGYAVNKITDPKTPYIKEEVAMHNVSPTEGTKNNSGDLMYMKALYHALPMDYVTIAKLQGKLDGEANQSTVRKLMDKMVQDGYIKNSGNRRLGKAVIHSEVTNRKLIEIKKILEVDITEDMAIDTNARPAEFDRRDHQTADQEMKDGSTNGRFQSVGSDLTRTRELPEQQQTNKDPSRTPTSNRESATSLESGVLGQRIRKSLAGKESMCTPDKRTRKASMVKEPILQQVKRQKS